Within the Kingella potus genome, the region ATCTGAGTATTCCTTCTTGTTTCTCACATCGTGTCAGGGTGTATGCTACTGTTTTTCATTCTGAAAGGATACCCCGTGAACCGCAGACAATTTTGCACCGCCGCAGCCGCCGCCGCGCTTGCCGCTTGCGCCAAACCGCCCCGCACGCAGAAAAACCGCGCCACCGTGTTCATTATCCACGGCTACGGCGCAACGGCGGACGACCATTGGTTTCCGTGGCTGCACACGCAGTTGGCGCAGCAGGGCATTCGCACGGTGCGCGTGCCGCTGCCCGATAGCGGACAGCCTGATTTTGACCGCTGGCAGCAAACGCTGGCGCAGTATATCGGCAAGCCGTCTGCCAACGATGTGTTTGTGGCGCACAGCTTGGGCACGGTTTCGCTGCTGCATTATTTAACCGCAACCCAGCCCCGACACATCGGCGGGCTGGTGCTGGTGTCCGCTTTCGGCAAACGTATTCCCGCGCTGCCTGCCATCGGCGGCTTTAATGTTGATGCCTATATTGACCGCTGCCGCATTGATTTTGCCGCCGTTGCCCGTATGACGCGGCAGATTGAGCTGTTTGCCGCCGATAACGACAGCATCGTGCCTGCCGACAATACGCGCTACGTGGCAGACCAACTGCACGGACATCTGCATATTCTCGCCAAAGGCGGGCATTTTCTGGACAGGGACGGTTTTACCGAGTTTCCACCCGTATTGGCGGCGGTGGCGCAGATGGTGGGGCGTTTGCCGGCGTAATGTGTATTATTGGAAAAGCAGCCTGAAAACCGTTGGCATGGGTTTCAGGCTGCTTTTTTATGGATGGTTATGGTTGTTGGTAGACGGATTTTCGGCGTTTTTTGCAACATGACTGCTTCTTGTTGAAAATGCTGAAAAGGCCGTCTGAAAACAGGATGACGCGCTTTCAGGTAGCCTGTTTTCGTGCAGACAGCAAGCGTAGCTTGAATTGTCAAACTTAATAGATTGTTAAATAACTCGATTTATCGGAGCTGACAACCCAAGCTGCGCCGCTGCTGTAAGCATAGCAAAAGCAGCCTGAAAGTTGGCTAGATACGGTTTTCGCTTCGCTCGTTTTCGCTCCGCAGAAACTCGCTTTTGGGGTGGTTTCGCTTCGCGCAAACTCGCTTTTGGGGCGGTTTTCGCTTCGCGCAAACTCGCTTTTGGGGCGGTTTTCGCTCCGCAGAAACTCGCTTTTGGGGCGGTTTTCGCTTCGCGCAAACTCGCTTTTTTGGCAGTTTTCGCTCGCGCAAACTCGCTTCGCTCGTTTTCAGGCTGCTTTTTGCGTGATTCAGGTATCCATCGCCACATCGTCCCAATCGTCCTGCCCGTCTATGTCCAGCATCCACCACAGTCCCACGCGCCGTTCCACCACCACGCTGCTTTCCAGCCCCTGCAACGGCCCGCTGCCGTTTACCCGCGCATCCACGCACGCCCAGTGATAGCGGTAAATCAAATCCGCCTCGTCCAAAATCTCGCCCACATCACGCAATTTTGCCGCCGCCACCATTTCATCCAAATCGGCAAATTGCGCCATGATGCCGATTGCCGTAGGCCCATCGACAATATGGTCGGGGAAATCCAACTCATCCACAAAGCCCAATGCCCACACCAGCGTCCAATAGGCTTCGTATTTCCACACCGCGTTAATGCGCTCTTGCGCGTCGGCTTCGCCTGCGATAACCGTGCGCTCGGCGGGCGTTAAGGCAGCCTGAACGCCGAAATCGTTGATTTTGTTTTGGATAAATTCTCGCTCCTTGGCGTAATTGCCGTGTTCCTGCTCCAAGGCCGCCACCGTGGTCAGTAGCGAAGCCACCGCCCGCGTGGCGATTTCCCGCGCGCTGCGGATTTTGACTTCGTTTTGTTCGTTGAGATAAGGCAGCTCGGGGAAACAATGGATGCCGCGTGCTTGCAGCTTGGCGTTGTTCTCGGCGCGGCGTTGGATAGCGGATTTCATGGCTGGCTCCTTGTGATGGGGTTCGGAATGCGGCAGTTTAGAATGAAAAAAGCAGCCTGAAAACGGGTTGGATGCGGTTTTCGCTTCGCTCGTTTTAGCTCCGCAGAAACTCGCTTTTTGGGCGGTTTTCGCTTCGCGCAAACTCACTTCGCTCGTTTTCAGGCTGCTTTTTATGAATGGTTATGGTTGTTGGTAGACGGATTTTCAGCACTTTTTGCAACATGGCTTCTTGTTGAAAATGCTTAAAGAGGCCGTCTGAAAACTGTTTCGCTCGTTTTCAGACGGCCTTTTACATCAAACGGCAAAACCCGCTTCAATCGTTCAGCTTCACCGCGTGTTCGCGCGTTTCGTGGAACACGATGTCCGGCCAGCGTTCCTGCGTGAGGTTCAGGTTCACGCGGTTGGGGGCGAGGTAGGCGAGGTTGCCGCCTGCGTCGGTGGCGAGGTTGGCGGCATTGGCTTTTTCAAATTCGGCGAGCTTTTTCCTGTCGGCGCACGACACCCAGCGTGCCGACCAAATCGAGGCGTTGTCAAACACGGCTTCCACGCCGTATTCCGCCGCCAGCCGCGCGGTTACCACTTCAAACTGCAACACGCCCACCGCGCCCAAAATCAAATCTGCGCCCGAATGCGGCTTGAACACCTGCACCGCGCCTTCTTCGCCAAGCTGCTGCAAGCCTTTTTGCAGTTGTTTGATTTTCAGCGGGTTTTTGATGCGCACGCTGCGGAACAGCTCGGGCGCGAAAAACGGAATGCCGGTAAAGGCCAGCGCTTCGCCTTCGGAAAAGCTGTCGCCGATTTGGATGTTGCCGTGGTTGGGGATGCCGATGATGTCTCCGGCAAAGGCTTCTTCCACCAGCTCGCGGTCGTGCGACATAAACGTTACCACGCTGGATGCGGCGATGTCGCGGTTGATGCGCAGGTGTTTGATTTTCATGCCGCGCTCGAATTTGCCCGAGCAGACGCGCAAAAAGGCGATGCGGTCGCGGTGTTTCGGGTCCATATTGGCTTGGATTTTAAACACGAAACCGGAAAATTTTTCTTCGTCGGGCGCAACCTGCCGCACGGTGGCATCGCGGGATTGCGGCGCGGGTGCCCAGTCGATCAGCGAGTTTAAGATTTCCTGAATGCCGAAATTGTTAATCGCCGAGCCGAAGAACACGGGCGTGAGTTCGCCCGCCAGAAATTCGCCTAAATCAAATTCGTTGGACGCGGCCTGCACCAGTTCGATTTCGTCGCGAAGCTGCTGGATTTCCAGCGGAAAGCGTTGGTTTAATTCGGGATTGTCTATGCCTTTGATGATGTCGAACTCGTGCGGCAGTTTTTCGCCGCCCGCTTCAAACAGATACACTTCGTCGTTGAGAATGTGGTACACGCCTTTGAAGTTTTTGCCCATGCCGATCGGCCAGGTTACGGGCGCGCAGCGGATTTTCAAAATATTTTCCACTTCGTCCAGCAATTCGAGCGAATCGCGCACTTCGCGGTCGTATTTGTTCATAAAGGTTACGATGGGCGTGTCGCGCAGGCGGCAGACGTTCAACAGCTTGATGGTTTGCGCTTCCACGCCTTTGGCGGCGTCGATGACCATCAGTGCGCTGTCCACGGCGGTGAGCACGCGGTAGGTGTCTTCGGAAAAGTCTTGGTGGCCGGGGGTGTCGAGCAGGTTGACGGTGTGGTCTTTGTAGTCAAACTGCATCACGGACGAGGCCACCGAAATGCCGCGCTGCTTTTCGATTTCCATCCAGTCCGAAGTGGCGAATTTGCCGGTTTTCTTGCCTTTGACCGTGCCCGCGCTTTGGATTGCGCCCGAAAACAGCAGCAGCTTTTCGGTGAGCGTGGTTTTGCCCGCGTCGGGGTGGGAGATGATGGCAAAGGTGCGGCGGCGGCGCACTTGGTCGAGGATTTCGGACATGGCGTTCTTTAAAATCAAAAATATCAGGCCGCTTTCAGACGGCCTGACGGGGGTGTTTGAGATGGCGGGATTGTACAAAAAAACGGCTGTTTATTCAATGGCAAGAGGCCGTCTGAATCCCTAAAACGGGTTTTCAGACGGCCTCTTGCCGGCAAACGGTTATTTCCCTTCCATTTTCGCCAGCTCTGCTTCCTCCCAGACCATGGTTTCGCCGAATGCAGGGCGGACAAAGTGCCGATCGATGTAGGCATCAAATACGTCGCACGCCAAGCCTTCCACCGGCAAAAAGCGCGTGAACTGCGCCAGCAGCATGGTGTAGTAGGTGTCCAGCGCGGAGAATCGGCCGCCGACGATAAATTCGTGCCGCGCCAGATGGTCGCGCAACACGCCGAAAGCGGTGTCAAGGTCGCCGTAGCCTATCGCTTTGCGCCGTTCGGCATCGCTTGGCGTGTGCCTGCGGCGGTCGGAAGCGGCGTATTCCAAGTGAATGGCAAAACAGAGCCAGCGGTAGTATTCGCCCCGCGCCAAAGAACCGGCGGGCGGAATCAGGCCGCGTTCGGGAAACTGCTCGGCCAGAAAAGTGATGATGGCGGCGGCTTCGGTAATCACCGTGTTGCCTGCTTTGAGCGCGGGCACTTTGCCCATCGGGTTTACGGCGAGGTAGTCGGCGGATTTCATCGCTTCGCCAAACGGCACGACGACGGTGTCAAACGCCGCGCCGCATTCCCTGAGCATCCACGCCACGCAGAGGCCGCGTGATCTGGGGCTGGTGTAGAAAGTGAACTGTGTCATGGCTGTATCCTTTGTGTGTGCGGTTGGAAAAGCATGATTATACGCGCAATGTGTGTCAGGTTTTGTCAGCAGTGTTTTACCGCCGCACAGGCTACCTGAAAACGCAGGCTGCCTGAATCGGGTTGCAAACGCCGACAGATTGGTTTTTCCCGCTGCCGTCATTGGCGTAACAGCGGAACGAGCGTGCGGCGGCGGTTTTGCAGGGTAAGGCAGGGTGTGTCGCCCAAAGGCGACGCACGCGGTTTTGAAGTTTTCGGGTGGCGCGGAAATCCGTTGCAGGCAGGGAACGCGTGCGCCGCTTAGGCGGTGCGGATGATTCAATAGCAAGAGAGGCCGTCTGAAACCCCAAAGCCGCGTGCGTGGCTGTGCCACACACCCTACACAGGCCGTCAGCGTGAAACTAAGCAAGAGGCCGTCTGAACGTGGTTTTCAGACGGCCTCTCTTGTCGGCAAATGATTACTTGCCTGTCATTTTCGCCATTTCCGCGCCCACCCAAGCCATGGTTTCGCCGAATGCGGGGCGGGCGGTGTGGCGGTTGATGTAGGCATCCAGCACGTCGCAGGCGATGCCTTCCACGGGCATCACGCGCATAAACTGCGTGAGCAGCATGGTGTAGTAGATGTCCAGCGCGGAGAATTGGTTGCCTACTATAAAATCGTGCCGCGCCAGATGGTCGCGCAACACGCCGAAAGCGGTGTCGAAGTCGCCGTAGCCTATGCCTTTGCGGCGGTCGCCATCGGTGGGGACTTGGTGGAGACGGTCAAATGCTGCGTATTCCAAGTGAATCGCAAAACAGAGCCAGCGGTAGTATTCGCCGCGTGCCAAGCTGTCGGCGGCGGGAATCAGGTTTTTATCGGGAAACTGTTCGGCCAGAAAGGTAACGATGGCGGCGGTTTCGGTGATGACGGTATTGTCCGCTTTGAGCGCGGGCACTTTGCCCATCGGGTTCACGGCGAGGTAGTCGGCGGATTGCAGGGTGAGGTAGTCGGCCGGGGTCGCCGCGTCGCCGTAGGAAAGCAGCACGGTGTCAAATTTTGCGCCGCATTCTTTGAGCATCCACAAAACGCTGATGCCGCGTGATTTGGGGTAGGTGTAGAAAGTGAGCTGGGTCATGGCTGAATCCTTTGTGCGGTTGGAAAAGCCTGATTATACGCGCATGGTTTGTCAGATTTTGTCAGCAGCGTTCGGCCGCCGCGCAGGCTGCCTGAATCAGATTTCAAACGCCGACAGGTCGATTTTTTCCCGCTGCTGCCATTGGCGCAGCAGCAGCGTGCGCGGCATGGCGGAAGGCGCGTCCAGCGCGGCGTTTTCCATACGGTCGGCACGGAAATGGCGGAAGTCCCCGCGCAGCAGGCACCATGCGGCCAGCACGCGGGAATCGTCAAACCAGCCCACCGCCAGCGGAACGACCGTGCGGCGGCTGCGGCGGTTTTGCAGGTCGGTGTAGTCGAAGGAGAGCATGCGGCTGCCGCGCATGGCGGTGCGGATCAGGCCGAGCGCGTCGTGTTCGGCGGCGGGGCAGGCGCACGACGGGAGCGGGTAGAACGATTGGGTATCGACGCTTTCGCGCAGTTTTTCAGGCAGCACCGCCCGGATTTTCGCCAGCACGGAACGGGCGTTTTGCGCGGTTTCGCCGTCGGTGTGCGCCACCGCCCAGCGCATGCCGAATACCAGCGCTTCGATTTCCGCTTCGTCAAACATCAAAGGCGGCAGGCCGAAATCTTGTTTCAACACAAATCCCAATCCCGCTTCGCCGCGTATGTCCGCACCCTGGGCGCACAAATCGGCGATGTCGCGGTACACCGTGCGCGGGCTGACATTCAGGCAGCCGGCCAGCGTTTCCGCGCTGGCAGGCCGGCGTTGGCGGCGGAGCAGATCCATCAGGGCAAGGAGGCGTTGGGCTTTGTGCATGACGGGAAGAAAACAGGGGAAAACGGCGGATTGTATGGCAAAAGGCGGCGGGGCGTGGTGGCAAACAGGCCGTCTGAAAACAGGCAGGCAGCCGCAACCGCCCCTGCACCACGCGCCCGCACGCGGTTATAATCCCGCCGTTTTCCAACCCTGTTTTCAGACGGCCTGTATGAGCATTTACGCCCTCAAACCCAAATTTCAAAACCTGCTGCGCCCGCTGGTGCGCCGCCTTTACGAAAAAGGCATCACCGCCAACCAGGTAACGCTGGCCGCCTGCGCCATATCGGTGCTGCTGGGGCTGTTTCTTACCGTTTTTGCCCGGATTGCGCCGCTGTTCTGGCTGCTGCCCGTATGGCTGTTTGTGCGCATGGCCTTAAACGCCGCCGACGGAATGCTGGCACGGGAGTTCGGCCAGCAATCCGCGCTCGGCGGCTATCTGAACGAAACCACCGACATCATCGCCGATGCCGCGCTCTATCTGCCCTTCGCCTTTATCCAGCCTTTCGACGGCCTGCAAACCGCGCTTTTCGTCTGGCTCGCGGCCATGACGGAATTTTGCGGCGTGCTCGGCCAGGTACACGGCAACGGCAGGCGTTACGACGGCCCCTTCGGCAAAAGCGACCGTGCCTTTTTCATCGGTGCGCTGGCGGTGTGGTATGCCGCCGCCGGCCGTTTCCATCCCGCGTTTTCCTGGCTGCTGTGGGCCGCCTGCGCCGCGCTGCTGTTCACTTGCTGCCGGCGGATAAAAAACAGCCTGGCGGCAGCTTAGGCCGGCGGCAAAAAGATTGAGGCCGTCTGAAAACCCGTTTTCCGGTTTTCAGACGGCCTTTGCACACCGCCTCCCTATCTTTTCAAAGCCAGCGTCAGCACGCCGCCGGTAATCAGCGCGATGCCCAGCCATTCCTGCGACGAAGGCCGCTCTTTCAGAAAAACCACGGCAAACAGCGCAACCAGCACAATGCTGAATTTGTCCACCGGCGCGACTTTCGACGCTTCGCCCATTTGCAGGGCTTTGAAATAGGCCAGCCACGACGCGCCCGTAGCGAGGCCGGAAAGAATAAGAAAGGTCCAGTTTTTTGCCGTAAACGAAGATACGCCCTGCCATTTGCCCGTATAGCTGAGAAAGGCCGCCAGCGCGGCAATAATGACCAGCGTGCGGATGAAAGTGGCGAAATCCGAATCGATGCCCTGCAAACCGGCTTTGGCGAAAATGGCGGTCAGCGCGGCGAAAAAAGCGGAAGCCGATGCCCAGTAAAACCAAGTGTGTCCCATAGCGTTCTTTCTGTTTTCAGACGGCCTCCCCAAATCCGCAAAGGCCGTCTGAAAAATATGTTTACAAACCGTTCAGCCGCAGCCAGCGTTCCAAATCCTGCCCGCCGATGCCGCCGTCGGCCTCGAAATCGAGCTTGTTCCGCTGCCGCCCGCCCGCGTATTTCGCCAGCACGGGCGTGCCGGAAAGGCCGTAACGCTGCTTGAACGCCGCCCATTTTTCCGCATCCTGGTGCAGGCGGTGGACATTGACAAACCAGATTTTGCCGTCCAGCGCGTGTTTGGCGATATAGCGTTTGAACAGCGGCTCGAAAGCATTGCAGTCGCCGCAGCTCGGGCGGCCGATATAGGCATACACCGTTTCGCCCGCCGCCACCCGCCGCTCGAATTCCGCCACGGTGAGGCTGCCCAAGTCGAAATAAATGTCGCTGTACGTATCCTGATACCTTTTGGTATTTTCCGCAGCCAGCTTGGCGGCGGTACGCGCCTCGGCCAGCTCGGCCCGCAAATCCGCACCATGCGCCAAACCCGCCAGCGCGGCGGCCAAAACGGCGGCGGCAAAGTAATTTCTTTTCACAGCGTCCTCCTTATCGGTTTGAAAACGCCCATTTTACGCTTTCAGACGGCCTCAAACCAAATCCGCGCCCGAGTCAGGGCGGTTTGTTTTATTTCCCGCGCCCGACAGGTATAATCCGCCCCGTTTTTATATCGGCGGAGCGTAAAGCTCCGTTTTTCGGGAAGCACATGCTGAAAAAACTCTGGCGCAAAATGGCGGGCAAACCCGCCGCCGGCAGCGTCAAACACACCACCCCCTACACCGGACACGGCCTCAGCGCGGACGACATCAGCTTTGCCGCCGAGAAAACCGTTTCCCGCCTGCAACAGGCGGGCTACGAAGCCTACATCGTCGGCGGCGCGGTGCGCGACCTCCTGATCGGCGCGGATCCCAAAGACTTCGACGTAGCCACCAACGCCACCCCCGAAGAAATCCGCGCCCTCTTCCGCCGCAGCCGCATCATCGGCCGCCGCTTCCGTATCGTCCACGTACAAATCGGCCCCGAAACCATCGAAGTAACCACCTTCCGCGGCAGCGGCAGCGGCGGCACGGTACAGAACGAGCAGGGCCGCATCATGAAAGACAACAGCTACGGCACGCTCGCCGAAGACGCAGGCCGCCGCGACTTCACCTGCAACGCCCTCTACTTCGACCCCGTCAAACGCGAAATCCACGACTTCCACAACGGCGTGGAAGACGTAAGGCAGCGCCGCATCGTCATGATCGGCAACCCCGCCGAACGCTATCGGGAAGACCCCGTCCGCATACTGCGCGCCGTGCGTCTGGCGGGCAAACTCGGCTTCACCGTCGAAGAACACACCGCCGCCCCCGCCGCACAATACGCAGGCCGTCTGAAAGAAGAACCCCCCGCCCGCCTGTTTGACGAAATTACCAAACTCCTCTTCTCCGGCCACGCCCGCCGCTGTCTCGACCAGTTCCGCGCCCTCGGCATCGACACCCGCATCCACCCCCTGCTCGACTCCCTGCAACAGGCCGCAGCAGGCGGCCGCAGCGGCATCGTCGCCGAATCCCTGAAAAACACCGACGAACGCGTCCGCGCCGGCAAATCCGTCTCCGCCGGCTTCGTCCTTGCCGCCCTCATGTGGGACAAGCTGGACACACTCTGGCAGAAACACCGGCAGCACGGCCTCAAACCCGCCCACGCCCTCATCCAAGCCATGTCCGAACTGGACGGCACGATGGAAAAAGGCTGGGGCGTGCCGCAAAAATTCACCGCCACCATGCGCGAAATCTGGATACTCCAGCCCCAGTTCGACAACCGGCGCGGGATGCGCCCCCACCGCCTCCTCGCCCAGCCGCGCTTCCGCGCCGCCTACGACTTCCTCGTCCTGCGTGCCCAAACCGGCAGCGCGGAACAAGAACTCGCCGACTGGTGGACAACATTCCAGCACGCCCCCCCCGAAGAGCGCGAAAAAATGACCGCCTCCGTGCCTGCCGCCGCCGACGCGCCCGCAGACAGCCGCCGAAAACGCCGCCGCAAGCCGCGCAAACGCAAATCCGCAGACGCAGATGCCGTCGGATAAGGCCGTCTGAAACTCCTTCAAAACACACGCCGTACCTCTCGGACGGCCTCCGTCAATTTCTACACAGGAAACCCAAATGGCAGCATTCAACACCGAAAAAGTCCTTTCCGTACACCACTGGACCGATGCCTACTTCACCTTCACCTGCACCCGCGACGAATCCCTGCGCTTTGAAAACGGCCAGTTTGTCATGGTCGGCCTGATGGTGGACGGCAAACCCCTTATGCGCGCATACAGCGTTGCCAGCGCAAATTACGAAGAACACCTTGAATTTTTCAGCATCAAAGTACAGGACGGCCCCCTTACCAGCCGCCTGCAACACCTCAAAGTCGGCGACGACGTACTCATCAGCAAAAAACCCACCGGCACCCTCGTTGCCGGCGACCTCAACCCCGGCAAGCACCTCTACCTGCTGTCCACCGGCACCGGCATCGCCCCCTTCCTCGCGGTAACCAAAGACCCGGACATCTACGAAATGTTTGAAAAAGTCATCCTCGTCCACGGCGTGCGATACCAAAAAGATCTCGCCTACTACGACCGCTTCACCCGCGATCTGCCCAACGACGAATACCTCGGCGAACTCGTCCGCGACAAACTCATCTACTATCCCATCGTTTCCCGCGAAGACTATATCCACCACGGCCGCCTTACCGACCTCATGAGTTCGGGCAAACTCTTTGCCGACATCGGCCTGCCGCCAATCAACCCCCAAGACGACCGCGCCATGCTCTGCGGCAGCCCCGCCATGCTCAAAGACACCCGTCAAGTCCTCAACGGATTCGGCCTGGTCGAATCCCCGAAAGTCGGCGTACGCGGCGATTTCCTGATCGAACGCGCGTTTGTCGACCAGTAAACACAGTTTGCCGCATTACGGGTTGCCGCAATGCCAAAAGGCCGTCTGAAAACCGATTTTCCGGTTTTCAGACGGCCTCTTCCAGTTTGGAATGGCCGGCAAAGCCGCAATCTCCCGCCTTGCCGCCCGCATCCGCTGCACAGGAAAACGGCAGATTGAAGCGGCATCCGCCGATTCGGATGCCGATATGCATCATCTTACCGCCGGCTTACTGCCCGATTTTAAAGACAATGGACGCTACGGCCTGCCGCCGGTTTTCCGGTTTTAAAGAAAACGAAAAATCCGGCTGCAATCTGCAAGCCGGATGATATTTTTTGTTTTATACGGTAATTGTGGCGCGGCGGACGGGGCTCGAACCCGCGACCCCCGGCGTGACAGGCCGGTACTCTAACCAACTGAGCTACCACCGCGCATCCCGCTGCAAACAGGCAGACGGAAACGGAGAAAACTGGTGGGTGATGACGGAGTCGAACCGCCGACATTCTGCTTGTAAGGCAGACGCTCTACCAACTGAGCTAATCACCCGTTTGAATTGTGGCGCGGCGGACGGGGCTCGAACCCGCGACCCCCGGCGTGACAGGCCGGTACTCTAACCAACTGAGCTACCACCGCGCATCCCGCTGCAAACAGGCAGACGGAAACGGAGAAAACTGGTGGGTGATGACGGAGTCGAACCGCCGACATTCTGCTTGTAAGGCAGACGCTCTACCAACTGAGCTAATCACCCGTTTGAATTGTGGCGCGGCGGACGGGGCTCGAACCCGCGACCCCCGGCGTGACAGGCCGGTACTCTAACCAACTGAGCTACCACCGCGCATCCCGCTGCAAACAGGCAGACGGAAACGGAGAAAACTGGTGGGTGATGACGGAGTCGAACCGCCGACATTCTGCTTGTAAGGCAGACGCTCTACCAACTGAGCTAATCACCCGCTGCTTTTCAGCGAAGCGCGGATTAAACCAAATTATCCCCCTCCGTGCAAGCAGTCTCTTTACACAAAGGCGCAATATGTTGAATAGCCGCGCTTTTTATTTTCAGACGGCCTTTTTTGCCGTGTCAGAGGCCGTCTGAAAACGCCGCGCCGTCTTTCCATGCTGCGCGTATGCGGGTAATCTTGCCGCTTTTTGCCAGCCCGCCGCCATGATGCCGCCCATTCCCGGCCTGGATGCCGCCCTCGCCCGTTTTCAGACGGCCTTATCCGACCCGCAGCGTACGCAGCGGCGTATTCTCGACGGCATTCTCCGTGCCAACTGCGGCACGCTGTACGGCCGCAGACACGGGTTTGCGCGCATCCGCAGTTATGAGGACTTCGCCCGCGCCCTGCCGGTATCGGACTATGATGCGCTGCGCACGCTGATCGGACGCACGGCGGCAGGCGAAAGCGGCCTGCTTGCCGCAGAAGAAGTGGTCTGCTTTGAAGAAACGGGCGGCAGCACGGGCGGCGCGAAAGCCGTTCCCTACACCGCCGGCCTCTATGCCGCTTTCCGCCGCGCCGTTTTGCCGTGGCTGGCGGATTTGCGGCGGCGGCGGCCGCAGGCGTTTGCGGGAAAGCTGTTTTTTATCGTCAGCCCCGCCGCACGCGGGCGTACGCATACCGCAGGCGGGATTCCTTTCGGCAGCGGCAGCGATTTGGACTATTTCGGCAGCGGAGCAGCCGCCGTGCTGCTGCCGCACACGCTGTTTCTGCCCGAACTTTTGTCGGCGCAAACCGCAGAGGAGTGGCAGTTTCACAGTGCGCGGCTGCTGCTTGGCGCGGCGGATCTGGCTTTTGTCTCGGTGTGGAGCCCGACTATGCTGCTGCTGTTTCTGCACACGATGCAGACGCGCCAGGACGCGCTTTTGCCGCAGGTGGCCGATCCGCGCCGCCGTGCCGTTCTCGCCCGCGCCCTGTCGCGGGAAATACCCGATACCCGCGCCATTTGGCCGCAGCTCGACACCATCAGCTGCTGGAAGAGCCACACCGCCGCCGCGCCTGCCGCCGCGCTGCAAACTTGGTTTCCCCATGTTTTTATCGAAGGCAAAGGGCTGCTGGCAACGGAATTTGTCGGCAGCATTCCGTTTTGGCCGTCTGAAAACCGTGCCCGCAGCTTTTCAGACGGCCTCCGCCCCCTGTTGGCCGTGGACAGCCATTTTTATGAGTTTCAAGGCGAAGAAGGCATTGTTCCCTCATGGCAGACGCGGGCGGGCGCGGACTACCGGCTGCTTGTTACCACCCAGGGCGGGCTGTACCGCTACGACACGGGAGATGATGTCCGCGTACACGCGCTGCACGGCGGTGTGCCGGAAATCGGCTTTATCGGGCGC harbors:
- the pcnB gene encoding polynucleotide adenylyltransferase PcnB, translating into MLKKLWRKMAGKPAAGSVKHTTPYTGHGLSADDISFAAEKTVSRLQQAGYEAYIVGGAVRDLLIGADPKDFDVATNATPEEIRALFRRSRIIGRRFRIVHVQIGPETIEVTTFRGSGSGGTVQNEQGRIMKDNSYGTLAEDAGRRDFTCNALYFDPVKREIHDFHNGVEDVRQRRIVMIGNPAERYREDPVRILRAVRLAGKLGFTVEEHTAAPAAQYAGRLKEEPPARLFDEITKLLFSGHARRCLDQFRALGIDTRIHPLLDSLQQAAAGGRSGIVAESLKNTDERVRAGKSVSAGFVLAALMWDKLDTLWQKHRQHGLKPAHALIQAMSELDGTMEKGWGVPQKFTATMREIWILQPQFDNRRGMRPHRLLAQPRFRAAYDFLVLRAQTGSAEQELADWWTTFQHAPPEEREKMTASVPAAADAPADSRRKRRRKPRKRKSADADAVG
- a CDS encoding ferredoxin--NADP reductase; protein product: MAAFNTEKVLSVHHWTDAYFTFTCTRDESLRFENGQFVMVGLMVDGKPLMRAYSVASANYEEHLEFFSIKVQDGPLTSRLQHLKVGDDVLISKKPTGTLVAGDLNPGKHLYLLSTGTGIAPFLAVTKDPDIYEMFEKVILVHGVRYQKDLAYYDRFTRDLPNDEYLGELVRDKLIYYPIVSREDYIHHGRLTDLMSSGKLFADIGLPPINPQDDRAMLCGSPAMLKDTRQVLNGFGLVESPKVGVRGDFLIERAFVDQ
- a CDS encoding GH3 family domain-containing protein; its protein translation is MMPPIPGLDAALARFQTALSDPQRTQRRILDGILRANCGTLYGRRHGFARIRSYEDFARALPVSDYDALRTLIGRTAAGESGLLAAEEVVCFEETGGSTGGAKAVPYTAGLYAAFRRAVLPWLADLRRRRPQAFAGKLFFIVSPAARGRTHTAGGIPFGSGSDLDYFGSGAAAVLLPHTLFLPELLSAQTAEEWQFHSARLLLGAADLAFVSVWSPTMLLLFLHTMQTRQDALLPQVADPRRRAVLARALSREIPDTRAIWPQLDTISCWKSHTAAAPAAALQTWFPHVFIEGKGLLATEFVGSIPFWPSENRARSFSDGLRPLLAVDSHFYEFQGEEGIVPSWQTRAGADYRLLVTTQGGLYRYDTGDDVRVHALHGGVPEIGFIGRGTLTSDLCGEKLSEAFVRSAMETVSAGLPEQAFLQGVQADPPHYRLLSALPAVWQNPELAARLDDALGGNPQYAYARRTGQLAALRVCRCADPQAYAAGFFRAGQRFAVRKIPLLLPPAAADAEAV